The Oenanthe melanoleuca isolate GR-GAL-2019-014 chromosome 1A, OMel1.0, whole genome shotgun sequence genome contains a region encoding:
- the DUS4L gene encoding tRNA-dihydrouridine(20a/20b) synthase [NAD(P)+]-like isoform X2 — MIGDIRETGECQLKDPMDLFRSGQVVKICAPMVRYSKLAFRTLVRKYSCDLCYTPMIVAADFVRSAKARDSEFTTNKGDHPLIVQFAAKEAQVLCDAARIVCPFADGIDLNCGCPQRIHEDLKRTVDFCQKAEAAGVSWITVHGRSIEERHQPVHYDAIKIIKQSMSIPVVANGDIKTLKDAENVHHLTEADGIMVARGLLANPAMFAGYEETPFQCIQDWVDIALEHGTPFTCFHHHLMYMMERITSKQEKKVFNVLSSTSAVLDYLNGHYGVW, encoded by the exons ATGATTGGTGACATCAGAGAAACTGGAGAATGCCAGCTAAAAGATCCCATGGATTTGTTTCGTTCTGGGCAAGTTGTAAAAATATGTGCCCCTATGGTCCGCTATTCAAA GCTGGCTTTCAGAACCTTGGTTAGGAAGTACAGTTGCGATTTGTGTTACACACCAATGATAGTGGCAGCTGATTTTGTGAGATCTGCAAAAGCCAGAGACAGCGAATTCACAACAAACAAAg GTGATCACCCACTGATTGTTCAGTTTGCTGCTAAAGAAGCACAGGTTTTGTGTGATGCTGCCCGTATTGTCTGTCCTTTTGCAGATGGAATAGACCTAAACTGTGGCTGTCCTCAGAG GATCCATGAGGACTTAAAAAGAACAGTTGATTTTTGTCAGAAAGCTGAAGCAGCCGGAGTTTCGTGGATTACAGTACATGGGAGAAGTATAGAAGAAAGGCATCAACCTGTACATTATGatgcaattaaaattattaaacaaaGCATGTCTATACCTGTTGTGGCTAATGGAGAcattaaaactttaaaagatGCTGAAAATGTTCATCACTTGACAGAAGCAGATG GTATAATGGTGGCTAGAGGACTCTTGGCAAATCCAGCTATGTTTGCAGGATATGAAGAGACACCTTTTCAGTGCATCCAGGACTGGGTTGACATTGCTCTTGAGCACGGAACTCCTTTTACATGTTTTCACCACCACTTAATGTACATGATGGAGCGCATAacttcaaaacaagaaaaaaaggtttttaatgttttatcaAGTACCTCAGCAGTACTGGATTATCTGAATGGCCATTATGGTGTGTGGTAA
- the DUS4L gene encoding tRNA-dihydrouridine(20a/20b) synthase [NAD(P)+]-like isoform X1, giving the protein MIGDIRETGECQLKDPMDLFRSGQVVKICAPMVRYSKLAFRTLVRKYSCDLCYTPMIVAADFVRSAKARDSEFTTNKGDHPLIVQFAAKEAQVLCDAARIVCPFADGIDLNCGCPQRWAISEGYGACLINKPELVKDMVRHVRSQIDNPKFSVSIKIRIHEDLKRTVDFCQKAEAAGVSWITVHGRSIEERHQPVHYDAIKIIKQSMSIPVVANGDIKTLKDAENVHHLTEADGIMVARGLLANPAMFAGYEETPFQCIQDWVDIALEHGTPFTCFHHHLMYMMERITSKQEKKVFNVLSSTSAVLDYLNGHYGVW; this is encoded by the exons ATGATTGGTGACATCAGAGAAACTGGAGAATGCCAGCTAAAAGATCCCATGGATTTGTTTCGTTCTGGGCAAGTTGTAAAAATATGTGCCCCTATGGTCCGCTATTCAAA GCTGGCTTTCAGAACCTTGGTTAGGAAGTACAGTTGCGATTTGTGTTACACACCAATGATAGTGGCAGCTGATTTTGTGAGATCTGCAAAAGCCAGAGACAGCGAATTCACAACAAACAAAg GTGATCACCCACTGATTGTTCAGTTTGCTGCTAAAGAAGCACAGGTTTTGTGTGATGCTGCCCGTATTGTCTGTCCTTTTGCAGATGGAATAGACCTAAACTGTGGCTGTCCTCAGAG atggGCGATTTCAGAAGGTTATGGTGCTTGCTTAATAAATAAACCTGAGCTTGTTAAAGATATGGTGAGACATGTACGGAGTCAGATTGACAATCCTAAATTTTCAGTATCCATTAAAATAAG GATCCATGAGGACTTAAAAAGAACAGTTGATTTTTGTCAGAAAGCTGAAGCAGCCGGAGTTTCGTGGATTACAGTACATGGGAGAAGTATAGAAGAAAGGCATCAACCTGTACATTATGatgcaattaaaattattaaacaaaGCATGTCTATACCTGTTGTGGCTAATGGAGAcattaaaactttaaaagatGCTGAAAATGTTCATCACTTGACAGAAGCAGATG GTATAATGGTGGCTAGAGGACTCTTGGCAAATCCAGCTATGTTTGCAGGATATGAAGAGACACCTTTTCAGTGCATCCAGGACTGGGTTGACATTGCTCTTGAGCACGGAACTCCTTTTACATGTTTTCACCACCACTTAATGTACATGATGGAGCGCATAacttcaaaacaagaaaaaaaggtttttaatgttttatcaAGTACCTCAGCAGTACTGGATTATCTGAATGGCCATTATGGTGTGTGGTAA